In one window of Nicotiana tabacum cultivar K326 chromosome 12, ASM71507v2, whole genome shotgun sequence DNA:
- the LOC107805705 gene encoding ubiquitin-fold modifier-conjugating enzyme 1 produces MEGWDPNTKSTLTQIPLLTTKAGPRDGAAWTSRLKEEYKALIAYTSMNKSKDNDWFRISAANPEGTRWKGKCWYVHNLLKYEFDLQFDIPVTYPATAPELELPELDGKTEKMYRGGKICLTVHFKPLWAKNCPRFGIAHALCLGLAPWLAAEIPILVDSGMIKHKDDVASSSES; encoded by the exons ATGGAGGGTTGGGATCCGAATACGAAATCAACCCTCACTCAGATCCCGTTGTTGACCACCAAGGCGGGTCCACGCGACGGCGCGGCATGGACAAGCCGTTTAAAGGAAGAGTACAAGGCCCTAATCGCCTATACATCAATGAACAAATCCAAAGACAATGATTGGTTCCGTATATCTGCGGCTAATCCTGAAGGTACTCGTTGGAAGGGTAAGTGTTGGTACGTGCATAACCTTCTCAAGTACGAGTTTGATCTCCAGTTCGATATCCCTGTTACTTATCCTGCCACTGCTCCTGAACTCGAATTGCCTGAACTCGATGGCAAAACTGAAAAG ATGTATAGAGGAGGAAAAATATGCTTGACGGTGCATTTCAAGCCGCTATGGGCGAAGAATTG CCCCAGATTTGGCATAGCACATGCGCTCTGTTTAGGTCTTGCACCATGGCTTGCAGCGGAGATTCCTATTCTTGTTGATTCTGGCATGATTAAACACAAAGATGATGTGGCCTCATCCAGTGAATCTTGA
- the LOC107805694 gene encoding phosphoenolpyruvate carboxykinase [ATP]-like (The RefSeq protein has 1 substitution compared to this genomic sequence), which produces MVSNGNGEFSFDSKRRSGLPKIQTQKTDDDNVVCHDDSATPVKAQTLDELHSLQKKKSAPTTPIKSPHVFGVAVSEEERQKQQLQSISASLASLTRETGPKVVKGDPARQAETPKVAQSHATHYHHAPTLNISDSALKFTHILYNLSPAELYEQAIKYEKGSFITSSGALATLSGAKTGRSPRDKRVVRDETTEKDLWWGKGSPNIEMDEQTFLINRERAVDYLCSLEEVYVNDQFLNWDPNNRIKVRIVSARAYHSLFMHNMCIRPTAEELEEFGTPDFTIYNAGQFPCNRYTHYMTSSTSIDVNLARKEMVILGTQYAGEMKKGLFSLMHYLMPMRQILSLHSGCNMGKEGDVALFFGLSGTGKTTLSTDHNRYLIGDDEHCWSGHGVSNIEGGCYAKCIDLSREKEPDIWNAIKFGTVLENVVFEEHTREVDYADKSVTENTRAAYPIEYIPNAKIPCVGPHPKNVILLACDAFGVLPPVSKLNLAQTMYHFISGYTALVAGTEDGIKEPTATFSACFGAAFIMLHPTKYAAMLAEKMKKHGATGWLVNTGWSGGSYGSGRRIKLAYTRKIIDAIHSGALLNANYKKTEVFGLEIPTELEGVPSEILDPMNTWPDKKAHKDTLLKLGGLFRKNFEVFTNYKIGTDNNLTEEILAAGPNF; this is translated from the exons ATGGCATCAAACGGAAATGGAGAATTTAGTTTCGACAGTAAAAGGAGAAGTGGGCTGCCGAAGATCCAGACACAGAAGACAGACGATGACAACGTGGTTTGCCACGACGACAGTGCTACGCCGGTGAAAGCGCAGACATTGGACGAGTTGCATTCTCTTCAGAAAAAGAAATCAGCGCCCACTACTCCCATTAAGTCCCCCCATGTCTTTGGCGTTGCCGTTTCTGAAGAAGAACGCCAGAAACAACAGCTCCAATCCATTAG TGCGTCATTGGCATCATTGACACGAGAGACTGGTCCAAAGGTGGTGAAAGGAGACCCGGCAAGGCAAGCGGAAACGCCGAAGGTGGCACAGTCACATGCAACTCACTACCACCACGCGCCTACCCTTAACATTAGTGACAGTGCCCTCAAGTTCACTCACATTCTCTACAATCTCTCTCCTGCTG AGCTGTATGAGCAAGCAATCAAGTATGAGAAGGGGTCATTTATCACGTCGAGTGGTGCATTGGCCACACTTTCGGGAGCCAAAACGGGCCGTTCCCCTAGAGACAAGCGTGTTGTTAGAGACGAAACCACTGAGAAAGACCTTTGGTGGGGAAA GGGCTCACCCAATATCGAAATGGACGAGCAGACTTTCTTAATCAACAGAGAAAGAGCTGTTGATTACCTGTGCTCATTGGAGGAG GTGTACGTGAATGATCAGTTCCTCAACTGGGATCCAAACAATCGTATCAAAGTTAGAATTGTATCTGCCAGAGCCTATCACTCCTTGTTCATGCACAACAT GTGTATCCGACCCACTGCTGAAGAGCTGGAGGAATTTGGTACTCCGGACTTCACAATATACAATGCTGGTCAATTCCCATGTAACCGTTACACCCACTATATGACTTCCTCCACTAGCATAGACGTCAATCTTGCTAGGAAGGAAATGGTCATCCTTGGCACACAGTATGCTGGGGAAATGAAGAAAGGCCTTTTCAGCCTAATGCACTATCTAATGCCTATGCGCCAAATCCTCTCTCTACACTCTGGCTGCAATATGGGAAAAGAAGGAGATGTTGCCCTCTTCTTTGGTTTATCAG GAACTGGGAAGACAACACTGTCTACTGACCACAATCGATACCTGATTGGAGATGACGAACACTGCTGGAGTGGTCATGGTGTCTCAAACATCGAGGGAGGTTGCTATGCCAAATGCATAGACCTTTCAAGGGAGAAGGAGCCTGATATCTGGAATGCCATCAAGTTTGGCACTG TGCTGGAAAATGTAGTTTTCGAAGAACATACTCGAGAAGTGGATTATGCAGACAAATCTGTAACAG AGAACACCAGGGCAGCATATCCAATTGAATACATTCCAAATGCTAAAATACCATGTGTTGGTCCTCATCCGAAGAACGTCATTCTTCTAGCATGTGATGCATTTGGCGTGCTCCCGCCAGTCAGCAAATTGAACTTGGCGCAGACAATGTACCACTTTATCAGTGGCTACACAGCTTTG GTGGCAGGAACCGAGGATGGTATTAAGGAGCCTACAGCAACattttcagcatgttttggtgcAGCATTTATTATGCTTCATCCAACAAAATATGCAGCTATGTTGGCTGAGAAAATGAAGAAACATGGAGCTACAGGATGGCTTGTGAACACCGGCTGGTCAGGTGGAAG CTATGGATCAGGTCGCCGTATTAAGTTAGCATACACAAGGAAGATCATCGATGCTATCCACTCCGGAGCCCTTTTGAATGCAAATTACAAGAAGACAGAGGTATTTGGACTGGAGATTCCAACTGAACTCGAGGGTGTACCTTCCGAGATTCTTGATCCTATGAACACT TGGCCTGACAAGAAGGCTCACAAGGATACCCTGTTGAAGCTGGGAGGTCTCTTTAGGAAGAATTTTGAGGTATTCACAAACTACAAGATCGGAACTGATAACAACCTGACTGAGGAAATCCTGGCCGCTGGTCCAAATTTCTAA
- the LOC107805694 gene encoding phosphoenolpyruvate carboxykinase [ATP]-like isoform X1 — MASNGNGEFSFDSKRRSGLPKIQTQKTDDDNVVCHDDSATPVKAQTLDELHSLQKKKSAPTTPIKSPHVFGVAVSEEERQKQQLQSISASLASLTRETGPKVVKGDPARQAETPKVAQSHATHYHHAPTLNISDSALKFTHILYNLSPAELYEQAIKYEKGSFITSSGALATLSGAKTGRSPRDKRVVRDETTEKDLWWGKGSPNIEMDEQTFLINRERAVDYLCSLEEVYVNDQFLNWDPNNRIKVRIVSARAYHSLFMHNMCIRPTAEELEEFGTPDFTIYNAGQFPCNRYTHYMTSSTSIDVNLARKEMVILGTQYAGEMKKGLFSLMHYLMPMRQILSLHSGCNMGKEGDVALFFGLSGTGKTTLSTDHNRYLIGDDEHCWSGHGVSNIEGGCYAKCIDLSREKEPDIWNAIKFGTVLENVVFEEHTREVDYADKSVTENTRAAYPIEYIPNAKIPCVGPHPKNVILLACDAFGVLPPVSKLNLAQTMYHFISGYTALVAGTEDGIKEPTATFSACFGAAFIMLHPTKYAAMLAEKMKKHGATGWLVNTGWSGGSYGSGRRIKLAYTRKIIDAIHSGALLNANYKKTEVFGLEIPTELEGVPSEILDPMNTWPDKKAHKDTLLKLGGLFRKNFEVFTNYKIGTDNNLTEEILAAGPNF, encoded by the exons ATGGCATCAAACGGAAATGGAGAATTTAGTTTCGACAGTAAAAGGAGAAGTGGGCTGCCGAAGATCCAGACACAGAAGACAGACGATGACAACGTGGTTTGCCACGACGACAGTGCTACGCCGGTGAAAGCGCAGACATTGGACGAGTTGCATTCTCTTCAGAAAAAGAAATCAGCGCCCACTACTCCCATTAAGTCCCCCCATGTCTTTGGCGTTGCCGTTTCTGAAGAAGAACGCCAGAAACAACAGCTCCAATCCATTAG TGCGTCATTGGCATCATTGACACGAGAGACTGGTCCAAAGGTGGTGAAAGGAGACCCGGCAAGGCAAGCGGAAACGCCGAAGGTGGCACAGTCACATGCAACTCACTACCACCACGCGCCTACCCTTAACATTAGTGACAGTGCCCTCAAGTTCACTCACATTCTCTACAATCTCTCTCCTGCTG AGCTGTATGAGCAAGCAATCAAGTATGAGAAGGGGTCATTTATCACGTCGAGTGGTGCATTGGCCACACTTTCGGGAGCCAAAACGGGCCGTTCCCCTAGAGACAAGCGTGTTGTTAGAGACGAAACCACTGAGAAAGACCTTTGGTGGGGAAA GGGCTCACCCAATATCGAAATGGACGAGCAGACTTTCTTAATCAACAGAGAAAGAGCTGTTGATTACCTGTGCTCATTGGAGGAG GTGTACGTGAATGATCAGTTCCTCAACTGGGATCCAAACAATCGTATCAAAGTTAGAATTGTATCTGCCAGAGCCTATCACTCCTTGTTCATGCACAACAT GTGTATCCGACCCACTGCTGAAGAGCTGGAGGAATTTGGTACTCCGGACTTCACAATATACAATGCTGGTCAATTCCCATGTAACCGTTACACCCACTATATGACTTCCTCCACTAGCATAGACGTCAATCTTGCTAGGAAGGAAATGGTCATCCTTGGCACACAGTATGCTGGGGAAATGAAGAAAGGCCTTTTCAGCCTAATGCACTATCTAATGCCTATGCGCCAAATCCTCTCTCTACACTCTGGCTGCAATATGGGAAAAGAAGGAGATGTTGCCCTCTTCTTTGGTTTATCAG GAACTGGGAAGACAACACTGTCTACTGACCACAATCGATACCTGATTGGAGATGACGAACACTGCTGGAGTGGTCATGGTGTCTCAAACATCGAGGGAGGTTGCTATGCCAAATGCATAGACCTTTCAAGGGAGAAGGAGCCTGATATCTGGAATGCCATCAAGTTTGGCACTG TGCTGGAAAATGTAGTTTTCGAAGAACATACTCGAGAAGTGGATTATGCAGACAAATCTGTAACAG AGAACACCAGGGCAGCATATCCAATTGAATACATTCCAAATGCTAAAATACCATGTGTTGGTCCTCATCCGAAGAACGTCATTCTTCTAGCATGTGATGCATTTGGCGTGCTCCCGCCAGTCAGCAAATTGAACTTGGCGCAGACAATGTACCACTTTATCAGTGGCTACACAGCTTTG GTGGCAGGAACCGAGGATGGTATTAAGGAGCCTACAGCAACattttcagcatgttttggtgcAGCATTTATTATGCTTCATCCAACAAAATATGCAGCTATGTTGGCTGAGAAAATGAAGAAACATGGAGCTACAGGATGGCTTGTGAACACCGGCTGGTCAGGTGGAAG CTATGGATCAGGTCGCCGTATTAAGTTAGCATACACAAGGAAGATCATCGATGCTATCCACTCCGGAGCCCTTTTGAATGCAAATTACAAGAAGACAGAGGTATTTGGACTGGAGATTCCAACTGAACTCGAGGGTGTACCTTCCGAGATTCTTGATCCTATGAACACT TGGCCTGACAAGAAGGCTCACAAGGATACCCTGTTGAAGCTGGGAGGTCTCTTTAGGAAGAATTTTGAGGTATTCACAAACTACAAGATCGGAACTGATAACAACCTGACTGAGGAAATCCTGGCCGCTGGTCCAAATTTCTAA